In Flexistipes sp., one DNA window encodes the following:
- a CDS encoding acetate uptake transporter: protein MSNGKFADVIVDRKGKGEVKETFDKASNVAETIIRDTSANPAPLGLMGFGMTTILLNMHNVGLFGLSSMIIAMGIFYGGLAQIIAGVMEWKKKNTFGTVAFTSYGLFWITLVAMILLPKAGLISAPASHEVAAYLFFWGMFTLIMFIGTFKMNKALMTVFFLLTILFFLLGFADATGNPMLKVIAGYEGILCGLSAVYAGAAQILNEVYGRTLLPLGDL, encoded by the coding sequence ATGAGTAACGGAAAATTTGCAGATGTAATTGTTGACAGAAAAGGGAAGGGTGAAGTCAAAGAAACATTTGACAAAGCTTCAAATGTAGCCGAAACAATAATTAGAGACACTTCGGCAAATCCTGCTCCACTCGGGCTTATGGGTTTTGGCATGACCACTATTTTGTTGAATATGCATAACGTTGGTTTATTCGGCCTCAGCAGTATGATTATTGCAATGGGTATTTTTTATGGTGGACTTGCACAAATTATCGCTGGTGTTATGGAGTGGAAAAAGAAAAACACTTTTGGAACTGTGGCTTTTACATCTTACGGTCTCTTCTGGATTACACTGGTGGCCATGATTTTGCTGCCGAAAGCCGGCTTGATTAGTGCTCCGGCAAGTCACGAGGTGGCTGCTTATCTGTTTTTCTGGGGAATGTTTACCCTCATTATGTTTATAGGTACATTTAAGATGAATAAAGCTTTAATGACTGTTTTCTTTTTACTGACTATACTTTTCTTTTTGCTGGGATTTGCAGATGCTACAGGTAATCCAATGCTGAAAGTGATAGCAGGATATGAAGGGATTTTATGCGGGCTTTCTGCCGTATATGCCGGTGCTGCTCAGATTTTAAATGAAGTTTACGGAAGGACTTTGCTTCCTCTCGGAGATTTGTAA
- a CDS encoding DUF502 domain-containing protein: MHRVKGYLRNTFLLGILTTLPIIITYFFLSFIFKKVTGFLIPFIDFVASKLGITLTVFAKQSLSLIVLIFLLFIIGIIAKNYFGKKIISFFEYLLVKIPLVRGVYSSIRQVVETFQVSGGTSFKKVVLLEYPMQKKYSIGFVTKETSGFLNNKVNNESYNIFVPTTPNPTSGFILIVPKCEVIELDITIDEGIRFVISAGLISPEAAEKLKSGSK; encoded by the coding sequence ATGCACAGAGTTAAAGGGTATTTAAGAAATACTTTCTTACTTGGGATCCTGACTACTTTACCCATTATCATTACATATTTTTTTCTAAGTTTTATTTTCAAAAAAGTCACAGGCTTTCTTATTCCTTTCATTGATTTTGTAGCTTCTAAATTAGGTATAACACTTACTGTCTTTGCTAAACAGTCTCTCTCGTTAATAGTGTTAATTTTTTTACTTTTTATTATAGGGATAATCGCCAAAAATTATTTTGGTAAAAAAATCATAAGCTTTTTTGAATATCTTCTTGTAAAAATACCACTGGTCAGAGGGGTTTATTCATCAATCCGCCAAGTGGTGGAAACTTTTCAGGTTTCAGGCGGGACGAGTTTTAAGAAAGTAGTTCTTCTGGAATACCCCATGCAAAAAAAGTACAGCATTGGGTTTGTAACAAAAGAGACCTCCGGATTTTTGAATAATAAAGTTAACAATGAATCTTATAACATTTTTGTTCCAACCACTCCCAACCCGACTTCCGGATTTATACTTATAGTACCTAAATGCGAGGTTATAGAGCTTGATATAACTATTGATGAGGGTATAAGATTTGTTATTTCTGCCGGTTTGATTTCTCCGGAAGCCGCAGAAAAATTAAAATCAGGTTCAAAATAA
- the aroE gene encoding shikimate dehydrogenase, whose protein sequence is MFFNTGIIGFPLRHSLSPLLHNFFIYHAEVNGGYCCFEVSKADNLPKTLSFLIESGFVGVNVTLPYKTDIMRYIDKTDSAASEIGAVNTLLFGDSGILGLNTDVFGIGKTFKYHGISCLGKDILVLGAGGSTKALLYYLKSQSYKSLTIVNRTPVKGEKMLAHFGLNKCRVKNIDSLKKYNEYDIIINTTSMGLDGGRFLDMSDIKCREFAFDFQYSVNLTPFLKEYYKQDIICSDGLMMLIYQGAESFSRWAENIFVKKQLNIEKELEILKKKLRRAV, encoded by the coding sequence TTGTTTTTTAACACCGGAATAATCGGTTTTCCCTTAAGGCATTCTTTGTCACCTTTGCTGCATAACTTTTTTATTTATCATGCTGAAGTAAACGGCGGTTATTGTTGTTTCGAGGTTTCCAAAGCTGATAATCTGCCAAAAACACTTTCCTTTTTAATAGAATCGGGGTTTGTTGGTGTTAATGTTACACTGCCTTATAAAACTGACATTATGAGATATATTGATAAAACAGATTCTGCAGCTTCAGAAATAGGCGCAGTAAACACGTTATTGTTCGGTGATAGTGGTATTTTAGGGTTAAATACCGATGTTTTCGGGATTGGAAAAACTTTTAAATATCATGGCATATCATGTTTGGGTAAAGATATACTCGTACTGGGAGCAGGTGGTTCAACAAAAGCTTTGCTGTATTATCTAAAGAGCCAGAGTTATAAATCTTTAACTATAGTAAACAGAACGCCGGTTAAGGGAGAAAAAATGCTGGCACACTTTGGCTTGAATAAGTGCAGGGTGAAAAATATTGACTCTTTGAAAAAATATAATGAATATGATATAATTATAAATACTACTTCAATGGGGCTGGATGGTGGAAGGTTTTTGGACATGTCTGATATAAAATGCAGAGAGTTTGCTTTTGATTTTCAATATTCCGTAAACTTGACACCATTCCTGAAAGAGTACTATAAACAGGATATTATTTGTTCAGATGGGCTGATGATGTTGATTTATCAGGGAGCCGAATCGTTTTCCAGGTGGGCAGAGAATATTTTTGTGAAGAAACAATTAAACATCGAAAAGGAACTTGAAATACTGAAAAAAAAATTAAGGAGAGCTGTCTGA
- the pilB gene encoding type IV-A pilus assembly ATPase PilB translates to MLARKIGAILLSENLITHEQLEKAIEVQKKEGGRLGSTLIKLGYVDESKIAEFLSKQYNVPYVNLKEIDIDNRILSSIPADLSRKFLVIPFDREGQTLKVAIADPSNVYAIEELRFVTGFNIKPYVAVESSIREYLDMQSESVDNTLAELEDMEIADMEYEQEEEEEVKLDVLKKEVEDTPTVKLVNHIMNEAVKRGASDIHVEPYEKIFRVRFRIDGVMHEFMRPPKKIRNAVISRLKILADLDIAERRLPQDGRIKLKVGKHSVDMRVSTLPVLFGEKVVMRILDKSSLQLDMEKLGFEQSSLDKFIKGIESPYGMVLVTGPTGSGKSTTLYSALSRLNKDDVNIMTAEDPVEYNLFGINQVQMKEEIGLNFASALRSFLRQDPDIIMVGEIRDYETAEIAIKAALTGHLVLSTLHTNDAPSTVNRLLNMGIEPFLVASSTVIILAQRLARKLCPSCSEEIKLPKEALLSVGFKEEEIGKFNPKKGKGCDKCNGTGYKGRVALYEVMGVTEGIKELVLRGANANELKAKAMEESMISLRRSGLEKVKKGVTTIEEVVRVTFEE, encoded by the coding sequence ATGCTTGCAAGAAAAATCGGTGCTATATTATTAAGTGAAAATCTTATTACCCATGAGCAGCTTGAGAAAGCCATCGAGGTTCAGAAAAAAGAAGGGGGGAGATTAGGCTCAACACTTATAAAGCTTGGCTATGTGGATGAGTCAAAAATTGCTGAATTTCTGAGTAAACAATATAATGTCCCCTATGTAAATCTCAAAGAAATTGATATTGATAACAGGATATTAAGCAGCATACCCGCAGACTTAAGCAGAAAATTTCTTGTCATACCGTTTGACAGGGAAGGTCAAACTCTGAAGGTGGCTATTGCAGATCCTTCTAATGTTTATGCAATCGAAGAACTGAGGTTTGTTACGGGGTTTAATATTAAGCCTTATGTTGCCGTTGAGTCTTCAATCAGAGAATATCTGGATATGCAGTCCGAATCTGTTGATAACACTCTGGCGGAACTGGAAGATATGGAAATTGCTGATATGGAGTATGAACAGGAGGAAGAGGAAGAAGTAAAGTTAGATGTGTTGAAAAAAGAAGTTGAGGATACTCCTACCGTTAAGCTTGTGAATCATATAATGAATGAGGCGGTTAAAAGGGGAGCTTCTGATATACATGTGGAGCCGTATGAGAAAATTTTTAGGGTAAGGTTCAGAATCGACGGCGTTATGCATGAATTTATGAGACCGCCTAAAAAGATTAGAAATGCAGTTATTTCCAGGCTGAAAATTCTGGCGGATCTGGATATAGCAGAAAGAAGGCTGCCTCAGGATGGAAGAATAAAATTAAAAGTTGGCAAACATTCTGTTGATATGAGGGTTTCAACACTTCCTGTACTGTTTGGTGAAAAAGTTGTTATGAGGATCCTTGATAAGAGCAGTCTTCAGCTTGATATGGAGAAACTCGGCTTTGAACAATCATCTCTGGATAAGTTTATAAAGGGAATTGAAAGCCCTTATGGAATGGTGCTTGTTACAGGCCCCACAGGAAGCGGTAAATCTACGACACTTTATTCAGCGTTGAGTAGACTAAATAAGGACGATGTCAATATTATGACAGCTGAAGATCCTGTTGAGTATAACCTTTTCGGGATAAACCAGGTCCAGATGAAAGAAGAGATAGGACTTAATTTTGCTTCTGCATTGAGATCATTTTTAAGACAAGACCCCGATATTATTATGGTAGGGGAAATCAGGGACTATGAAACTGCTGAGATAGCAATAAAAGCTGCTCTGACCGGCCACCTTGTTTTGTCTACACTCCATACCAATGATGCTCCCAGTACGGTAAACAGGCTGCTAAATATGGGAATTGAACCTTTTCTCGTGGCATCATCCACAGTTATTATTCTGGCTCAAAGACTGGCCAGAAAACTTTGCCCTTCGTGTTCGGAAGAAATTAAGCTCCCCAAAGAGGCTCTGTTGTCGGTAGGATTCAAAGAAGAGGAAATAGGGAAATTTAATCCAAAAAAAGGTAAAGGATGCGACAAGTGCAACGGCACAGGTTACAAAGGAAGAGTGGCTCTTTATGAAGTGATGGGAGTTACTGAAGGAATTAAGGAGCTTGTATTAAGAGGGGCTAATGCCAACGAGTTAAAAGCCAAAGCAATGGAAGAAAGTATGATTTCTCTCAGGAGAAGCGGACTGGAAAAAGTGAAAAAAGGGGTTACAACTATAGAGGAGGTAGTAAGGGTAACTTTTGAAGAATAA
- a CDS encoding type IV pilus twitching motility protein PilT, translating to MYSLQELLQKMIDMGATDLHLTVGSSPVFRVNGMLVRTEGEALSANDTKKMCYSIMTEAQKKTFEEELELDLSFGIKGLSRFRANFFMQRGAMAAAMRRIPYQVMSFEQLGVPKIVESLCEKSRGLVLVTGPTGSGKSTTLASMIDKINHEKKVHIITVEDPIEYLHNHDKALINQREVNSDTKSFAKALKYILRQDPDVALVGEMRDLETIEAALTVSETGHLTFGTLHTNSAVQTINRIIDVFPPHQQSQIRAQLSFVLEGVICQQLLQTSDGNSRVLACEVLVPNSGIRNLIREDKLHQIYSMMQSGQAEHGMITMTQSLYALYRKNLISYEDAVNRAVYPDEVRQLIERGNVVSKKKSGRL from the coding sequence ATGTATTCTTTGCAGGAATTATTGCAGAAGATGATAGATATGGGCGCCACAGACCTTCATTTGACTGTGGGTTCCAGCCCTGTTTTCAGAGTAAACGGAATGCTTGTAAGAACAGAAGGTGAAGCACTCAGTGCAAATGATACAAAAAAGATGTGTTACAGCATAATGACAGAGGCTCAGAAAAAGACTTTTGAAGAGGAGCTGGAGCTGGACCTGTCCTTCGGTATAAAAGGGCTCAGCAGGTTCAGGGCAAACTTTTTTATGCAGCGGGGTGCTATGGCTGCAGCGATGCGCCGGATACCATACCAGGTTATGTCATTTGAACAGCTAGGTGTACCTAAAATTGTGGAAAGCTTGTGTGAAAAATCAAGAGGGCTTGTTCTTGTTACCGGGCCTACCGGGAGTGGTAAATCAACTACTTTGGCGTCTATGATTGATAAGATTAATCACGAAAAAAAGGTGCACATTATTACAGTTGAAGATCCTATTGAATACCTGCATAATCATGATAAAGCACTGATTAATCAAAGAGAGGTCAATTCAGATACAAAATCATTTGCAAAAGCACTCAAATACATATTGAGGCAGGATCCTGATGTTGCGCTTGTCGGTGAAATGAGAGACCTTGAAACCATTGAAGCGGCTTTGACTGTTTCAGAAACCGGACACCTTACTTTCGGTACACTTCATACGAACAGTGCTGTCCAAACGATAAACAGGATAATAGATGTTTTTCCTCCTCATCAGCAGTCTCAAATCAGAGCTCAGCTTTCTTTTGTTCTAGAGGGTGTCATATGTCAGCAGCTTCTTCAGACTTCCGATGGTAACAGCAGAGTGCTCGCTTGCGAGGTGCTTGTACCAAACTCAGGTATTAGAAATCTTATAAGAGAGGATAAGCTTCATCAGATATATTCTATGATGCAGTCAGGCCAGGCAGAACACGGTATGATTACAATGACACAGTCTTTATATGCTTTGTACAGGAAGAATTTAATTTCATATGAAGATGCTGTTAACAGAGCTGTATATCCCGATGAAGTTAGGCAGCTTATTGAAAGGGGAAATGTTGTCAGCAAAAAGAAAAGTGGACGTCTTTAA